Proteins from a single region of Desulfolutivibrio sulfoxidireducens:
- a CDS encoding Rossmann-like domain-containing protein produces MFDRNATQAAIIAALRDQARARPDEPVRRAVAGRILVAVAGSRVGLCANVAGSVFDPPAGASLRGLLGGLDLIGLDHGPACLAVAAASALLPPPDVSVRKAQDLVWAHGAGKHVAVVGHFPFVEKMGADFASFSVLELSPRPGDLPACEAARVLPSARVVAVTASALANGTLGGLLEMCAPDAFVLLVGPSAPFASCLFDFGIDVIAGSLVRDAGAVLDGVAAGLHWRALSGVTAVCVARDDHVKKIR; encoded by the coding sequence ATGTTCGACCGAAACGCCACCCAAGCGGCCATCATCGCCGCTCTTCGGGACCAGGCCAGGGCCCGGCCCGACGAACCCGTGCGCCGCGCGGTCGCGGGCCGGATTCTGGTGGCTGTGGCCGGCTCCCGCGTGGGGCTTTGCGCCAATGTGGCCGGATCGGTTTTCGATCCTCCGGCCGGGGCCAGCCTGCGCGGCCTCCTCGGCGGCCTGGACCTGATCGGCCTGGATCATGGGCCGGCCTGCCTGGCCGTGGCCGCCGCGAGCGCGCTGCTGCCGCCTCCGGACGTCTCCGTCCGCAAGGCCCAGGATCTCGTTTGGGCCCATGGGGCCGGAAAACACGTGGCCGTGGTGGGACATTTCCCGTTTGTGGAGAAGATGGGCGCGGACTTCGCCTCGTTTTCGGTGCTGGAGCTTTCGCCCCGGCCCGGAGACCTCCCGGCTTGCGAGGCGGCCCGGGTCCTGCCCTCGGCCCGGGTCGTGGCCGTGACCGCCTCGGCCCTGGCCAACGGCACGCTGGGAGGCCTGCTCGAGATGTGCGCCCCGGACGCCTTCGTGCTGCTGGTGGGACCCAGCGCGCCGTTTGCCTCCTGTCTGTTCGACTTCGGCATCGACGTGATTGCCGGCAGCCTGGTCCGTGACGCCGGGGCCGTCCTGGACGGGGTGGCCGCGGGCCTTCACTGGCGGGCGCTTTCCGGGGTCACGGCCGTCTGCGTGGCCCGTGACGATCACGTGAAAAAAATCCGTTGA
- the dksA gene encoding RNA polymerase-binding protein DksA yields MDPKDVEFFRDLLTNMLQDILKKGEETIEDMTDTVEVYADPADRATAESDRAFTLRLRDRERKLIKKIKEALERIEDGTYGECVECGEDISVARLKARPVTTLCIKCKSKQEDEENLRGE; encoded by the coding sequence ATGGACCCAAAAGACGTGGAATTTTTTCGAGATCTCTTGACCAACATGCTTCAGGACATCCTCAAGAAGGGCGAGGAGACCATTGAGGACATGACCGACACCGTGGAGGTCTACGCCGATCCGGCCGACCGGGCCACAGCCGAGTCCGATCGGGCCTTCACCCTTCGGCTTCGGGACCGGGAGCGCAAGCTCATCAAAAAGATCAAGGAGGCCCTGGAACGCATCGAGGACGGCACCTACGGCGAATGCGTGGAATGCGGGGAGGACATCAGCGTGGCCCGGCTCAAGGCCCGCCCCGTGACCACGCTGTGCATCAAGTGCAAAAGCAAGCAGGAAGACGAGGAAAACCTGCGCGGGGAATAG